A stretch of the Streptosporangium sp. NBC_01755 genome encodes the following:
- the aceE gene encoding pyruvate dehydrogenase (acetyl-transferring), homodimeric type, with translation MASGRQRFSIISDGLPSQLPDVDPSETQEWLESLDNVIKTEGRTRARYLMLRLLERAREHQVGVPGLRSTDYINTIPPEREPWFPGDEYVERRIRAYTRWNAAVMVTRANARTNVGGHIATYASAASLYEVGFNHFFRGKDHGESGDQVFFQGHAAPGIYARAFLEGRLKEAQLDAFRQELSHGFKGLPSYPHPRLMPDFWEFPTVSMGLGPIGAIYQARFNRYLLNRKIKDTSRSHVWCYLGDGEMDEPESLGAIGLAAREELDNLTFVINCNLQRLDGPVRGNGKIIQELESYFRGAGWNVIKVVWGRDWDPLLAADVDGVLVNKMNTVPDGQFQTYSVESGEYIRENFFGDDPRLRKMVEHLSDEDIRKLSRGGHDYRKVYAAYKSAREHVGQPTVILAQTIKGWTLGKDFEARNATHQMKKLSKADLKEFRDRLYLPIPDSALEADLPPYFHPGENDPEIQYMKERRAALGGFLPKRVMRAKPVKLPGDAAYAQLKKGSGKQNVATTMAFVRLLKDLMRDKEIGHRFVPIIPDEARTFGLDAIFPTAKIYSPHGQTYEAVDRELLLSYKESTEGQILHEGISESGSMASTIAVGSSYATHGEHMIPIYIFYSMFGWQRTADQMWQLADQMGRGFLLGATAGRTTLNGEGLQHEDGHTPLIASTNPAAVSYDPSWGFEVAHIVQDGLRRMYGEQPENVFYYLTVYNEPYLQPAEPADLDVAGLLKGLYRFAPAPAVSGPKANILVSGVAGPWAVEAQRLLAEDWGVAAEVWSATSWTELRRDALAAEEHNLLNPGADKRVPYITQALSKAQGPFVGVSDYMRAVQDQIAQWVPGDWSSLGTDGFGLSDTRSALRRHFHVDAASITLAVLTQLVERGELDSEVLGDAIAMYHLKNGVTEAGGAESNDTQSMGV, from the coding sequence GTGGCTTCCGGACGCCAGCGTTTCTCGATCATCAGCGACGGCCTACCCAGCCAGCTTCCTGATGTCGACCCCAGTGAGACCCAGGAGTGGCTCGAGTCGCTCGACAACGTCATCAAGACGGAAGGTCGCACTCGTGCTCGTTATCTGATGCTTCGGCTGTTGGAACGGGCCCGGGAGCACCAGGTCGGTGTGCCCGGCCTGCGCAGCACCGACTACATCAACACCATCCCGCCGGAACGTGAGCCCTGGTTCCCGGGCGACGAGTACGTCGAGCGCCGGATCCGCGCCTATACGCGCTGGAACGCGGCGGTCATGGTGACCCGGGCCAACGCCCGCACCAACGTCGGCGGGCACATCGCCACCTATGCCTCGGCCGCGTCGCTCTACGAGGTGGGTTTCAACCACTTCTTCCGCGGCAAGGATCACGGCGAGTCCGGAGACCAGGTCTTCTTCCAGGGCCACGCCGCACCGGGCATCTACGCCCGCGCCTTCCTTGAGGGCCGCCTCAAGGAGGCCCAGCTCGACGCCTTCCGCCAAGAGCTCTCGCACGGTTTCAAGGGCCTGCCCTCCTACCCGCACCCCCGCCTGATGCCCGACTTCTGGGAGTTCCCCACGGTCTCCATGGGTCTCGGGCCGATCGGGGCGATCTATCAGGCCCGGTTCAACCGCTACCTGCTGAACCGGAAGATCAAGGACACCAGCCGGAGCCACGTCTGGTGCTACCTCGGTGACGGCGAGATGGACGAGCCCGAGTCGCTCGGCGCGATCGGCCTGGCGGCCCGTGAGGAACTCGACAACCTCACCTTCGTCATCAACTGCAACCTGCAGCGTCTCGACGGCCCGGTGCGCGGCAACGGAAAGATCATCCAGGAGCTGGAGTCCTACTTCCGTGGCGCCGGCTGGAACGTCATCAAGGTCGTCTGGGGCCGCGACTGGGATCCGCTGCTGGCGGCCGACGTCGACGGCGTGCTGGTCAACAAGATGAACACCGTCCCCGACGGCCAGTTCCAGACCTACTCCGTCGAGTCCGGCGAGTACATCCGCGAGAACTTCTTCGGTGACGACCCGCGCCTGCGCAAGATGGTCGAGCACCTCTCGGACGAGGACATCCGCAAGCTGTCGCGCGGCGGCCACGACTACCGCAAGGTTTACGCGGCCTACAAGTCGGCCCGCGAGCACGTCGGCCAGCCGACCGTCATCCTCGCCCAGACCATCAAGGGCTGGACCCTCGGCAAGGACTTCGAGGCGCGCAACGCGACGCACCAGATGAAGAAGCTGTCCAAGGCCGACCTGAAGGAGTTCCGCGACCGGCTCTACCTGCCGATCCCCGACTCCGCCCTCGAAGCCGACCTTCCTCCGTACTTCCACCCGGGCGAGAACGACCCCGAGATCCAGTACATGAAGGAGCGGCGCGCGGCCCTGGGCGGTTTCCTGCCCAAGCGCGTGATGCGCGCCAAGCCGGTCAAACTTCCCGGCGACGCCGCCTACGCACAGCTGAAGAAGGGCTCCGGCAAGCAGAACGTCGCCACCACCATGGCGTTCGTCCGCCTGCTCAAGGACCTCATGCGCGACAAGGAGATCGGCCACCGCTTCGTGCCGATCATCCCTGACGAGGCGCGTACCTTCGGTCTCGACGCGATCTTCCCGACGGCGAAGATCTACTCGCCGCACGGCCAGACGTACGAGGCGGTCGACCGCGAGCTGCTGCTGTCGTACAAGGAGTCGACCGAGGGCCAGATCCTGCACGAGGGCATCAGCGAGTCGGGCTCGATGGCCTCCACGATCGCGGTCGGCTCGTCGTACGCCACGCACGGCGAGCACATGATCCCGATCTACATCTTCTACTCGATGTTCGGCTGGCAGCGCACCGCCGACCAGATGTGGCAGCTCGCCGACCAGATGGGCCGCGGCTTCCTGCTCGGCGCCACCGCAGGCCGCACCACGCTGAACGGCGAGGGCCTGCAGCACGAGGACGGCCACACCCCGCTGATCGCCTCGACGAACCCGGCGGCGGTCTCGTACGACCCGTCGTGGGGGTTCGAGGTGGCCCACATCGTCCAGGACGGCCTGCGGAGGATGTACGGCGAGCAACCGGAGAACGTCTTCTACTACCTGACCGTCTACAACGAGCCCTACCTCCAGCCCGCCGAGCCCGCGGACCTGGACGTGGCGGGCCTGCTCAAGGGTCTGTACAGGTTCGCCCCGGCTCCGGCCGTCTCGGGGCCGAAGGCCAACATCCTGGTGTCCGGCGTGGCCGGGCCGTGGGCCGTGGAGGCCCAGCGGTTGCTGGCCGAGGACTGGGGTGTGGCGGCGGAGGTCTGGTCGGCCACCTCCTGGACGGAGCTGCGCCGTGACGCGCTCGCCGCCGAGGAGCACAACCTGCTCAACCCCGGGGCGGACAAGCGCGTGCCGTACATCACGCAGGCGCTGTCGAAGGCCCAGGGGCCGTTCGTGGGCGTGAGCGACTACATGCGGGCGGTCCAGGACCAGATCGCCCAGTGGGTTCCCGGTGACTGGAGCTCGCTCGGCACCGACGGCTTCGGCCTGTCGGACACCCGGTCGGCGCTGCGCCGCCACTTCCACGTGGACGCGGCCTCGATCACCCTGGCCGTGCTCACCCAGCTGGTCGAGCGCGGTGAGCTCGACTCCGAGGTGCTGGGCGACGCCATCGCCATGTACCACCTGAAGAACGGCGTGACCGAGGCCGGGGGCGCCGAGAGCAACGACACCCAGTCCATGGGAGTGTGA